Below is a genomic region from Billgrantia tianxiuensis.
CGCCGCGCAGGGTCAGGGGCTTGTCGATCTGGATGCTGCCGGTATACACGCCGGGGGCAAGCGTCAGCTCGCTGCCGGATGCGGCCGCATCGATGTGCGTCTGGAGAGGACCGTCGCCGGGCGCGATGCGCAGCCCGCCGAAGGCGAGGCTCGCCAACAGCAGCAGGCCGCAGCCACCCAGGAGAGAAAAAAGACGTTTCACCACGGTCACCTCGAATAGGACAGTGGCCGGCCCCGCAGGGCCGGCCGGGTTACCTCACGCAGGTTCTACAAGCATCCGACCCGACATTTCCATGTGCAGGGCGTGGCAGAACCAGCTGCAGTAGTACCAGTGGACCCCAGGCTTGTCGGCGATGAAGGTCACCGAAGAGGTCTGCTGCGGATGGATCTCCATGTTGATGCCGTGGTTGACCAGGGCGAAGCCGTGGCTGACGTCTTCGATGGTGTCCATGTTGGTCACCACGATGGTCACCTCGTCGCCCTGCTTCACGCGGAACTCGGTGGTACCGAAGCTAGGTGCCACGGAGGTCATGTAGACGCGCACCTTGTTGCCGTCGCGGATCACCTTGTTGTCCCGCTCCAGGGTGACGCCGTCGGCCTGGGCCATGGCCACGGTCTCGGCGAAGTACGGATCGTTGCGGTCGTATATCGCCTTCGGGTTGAGCTGGTCGGCGCGAATCATCAGCGCATCGTGGGGCTCGGCGTAGGTCGGACCGTCGTGGATGAGCTTCATCTGCTCGCCGGAGATATCGATCAACTGGTCGTTCTCGGCGTGCATCGGACCCACCGGCAGGAAACGGTCCTTGGAGAACTTGCACAGCGCGGAGAGGTACTTGCCATCGACGTCACGGCTACAGGCCAGCGAGGCCTTGATGTGGCCGATGTTGTAGTGCACGTCGATGCGGTCGCGAATGTAGTTCACCTCTTCGCCGTTGTAGGCGCGGATGGCGTCCTCCACGTTCCACTTCACCACCTGGCTGTCGAGGAACAACGAGGTGTAGGCGTTGCCGCGGTTGTCGTAGGTGGTGTGCAGCGGCCCCAGGCCCACTTCCGGCTCGGCCACCACGGTGTCGCGCGGGTCGGACAGGCCGCCGTCGAACCACTCGGCCACGCGGGACCACTCGACCACGGTGCAGGTCGGCGAGAGCTTGCCGCTGACCACGCAGTACTTGCCTTCCGGCGGCATGGTGTTGACGCCGTGCGGGCTGCGCGGGGTCGGCACGTAGAGGGCGAAGGGGTTGCGGCCCTCATGGGCCTGCTCGCGAGCGTCGACCACCGGTACTTGGGAGTCGCCCAGGGTGGTGTAGTTGCCCTCTGCGACCGCCTTCTCGATGGCCGGCACGTCGAAGAACACCGTCCAGTCACGCTCCGGTCCCATCATTTCCGGCAGGGTCATGCCGCGCGCCGAGTTGTAGCAGGAGGCGGCGACGAAGCGGCCGGTATAGTCGGTGTCGCAGTTGTCCAGGTTGCCGTCGACGATCGCCTGCCATTTGATCTCCATGGTATCGGCATCGAGGCAGGTCATCATGGTCCAGTAATCGGACGTGTCATCCATGTTCTGGCCATCGTTGTTCAGCGGAATGATCATCTCGCCGACTGCGAAGACATCCTCGGTCTTCGGCACCCGCTGCAGGGTGAGTCCGTGAATGGCCTGGACATTGGGGATGGTGACGATCTTGTCGGCGCGCATGATATCAAGGCGGATACGCGCCACCCGGGTGTTGGCCTTGTCATTGATGAAGCAGTAGCGACCGTCGTAGCGGGCGTCGGTATAGCTCACCTTGGGGTGGTGGGTGTCGCCGTTGAGCGGGGCGTTCGGCCCCAGTACGCGCTTGGACTCGTTGGTGATGCCCCAGCCGGTGGCGCTGTCGACGTTGAACACCGGGATGCGCAGCAGCTCGCGCATGGAAGGCACGCCGAGGATGCGCACCTCGCCGGAGTGGCCACCGCTCCAGAAGCCGTAGTACTCGTCGAGCTCGCCCGGCGGGACCTCGTGTTCGTTGCCCGCGGCGGCCTTGGCGGATCCGCTGCGTACCAGGGCGCCTGCGCCGAAGCCTCCGGCCAGGCTGGCCCCGGCCACGCCGGTCACCGCGCTATTGCGCAGGAAGTGCCGCCGGCTGAGGTCCTTGATGTGGTCTTTCTTGTCGCTCATGGTTCACTCCTCCTGAAGAGTGGGGATGCGCTGCAGATTGGCCTGGCTGCCCTGCGCAGCGTCGGCCGGAAGGGTTCCCGCGGCACCGCCGCCGGAGGAGGCGCGAGCGGCCTTCTCGAAGCGTTTGCGGCGCTTGACCATCGGCGGACAGCGCCGGTCGTCGTGGTAGGTCACTTGGCAATCCAGGCAGTAGTGGCACTCGTTGGCATTGATGCGGCCGTCGGGATGGATGGCGGCCACTTCGCACTCGTTGGCGCAGATCTGGCAGGGGGTGCCGCAGCTGCCGCGATGACGCTTGAGCCAGTCGAACAGGCGCAGGCGGGCGGGGATGGCGAGCCCCGCGCCCAGCGGGCAGAC
It encodes:
- the nosZ gene encoding TAT-dependent nitrous-oxide reductase, with the translated sequence MSDKKDHIKDLSRRHFLRNSAVTGVAGASLAGGFGAGALVRSGSAKAAAGNEHEVPPGELDEYYGFWSGGHSGEVRILGVPSMRELLRIPVFNVDSATGWGITNESKRVLGPNAPLNGDTHHPKVSYTDARYDGRYCFINDKANTRVARIRLDIMRADKIVTIPNVQAIHGLTLQRVPKTEDVFAVGEMIIPLNNDGQNMDDTSDYWTMMTCLDADTMEIKWQAIVDGNLDNCDTDYTGRFVAASCYNSARGMTLPEMMGPERDWTVFFDVPAIEKAVAEGNYTTLGDSQVPVVDAREQAHEGRNPFALYVPTPRSPHGVNTMPPEGKYCVVSGKLSPTCTVVEWSRVAEWFDGGLSDPRDTVVAEPEVGLGPLHTTYDNRGNAYTSLFLDSQVVKWNVEDAIRAYNGEEVNYIRDRIDVHYNIGHIKASLACSRDVDGKYLSALCKFSKDRFLPVGPMHAENDQLIDISGEQMKLIHDGPTYAEPHDALMIRADQLNPKAIYDRNDPYFAETVAMAQADGVTLERDNKVIRDGNKVRVYMTSVAPSFGTTEFRVKQGDEVTIVVTNMDTIEDVSHGFALVNHGINMEIHPQQTSSVTFIADKPGVHWYYCSWFCHALHMEMSGRMLVEPA